Proteins co-encoded in one Marinobacter gudaonensis genomic window:
- a CDS encoding histone-like nucleoid-structuring protein, MvaT/MvaU family, protein MAKINDYYQKKQLMEKLAAELEQLEKDQALKGELEFENKVRALMKEYDKSPKDVLQILTAIDPSVAGAKADVATGSRPKRPLKTYKNPHTGEVVKTRGGNHKTLNEWREKHGKEAVQSWQQD, encoded by the coding sequence ATGGCAAAGATTAACGATTATTACCAGAAGAAACAGCTTATGGAAAAGCTTGCAGCAGAGCTGGAGCAGCTTGAAAAAGACCAGGCTCTGAAAGGCGAACTGGAGTTTGAGAACAAGGTTCGCGCTCTGATGAAGGAGTATGACAAGTCACCGAAGGACGTGCTGCAGATTCTGACGGCCATTGATCCTTCTGTAGCCGGCGCCAAGGCCGATGTAGCAACCGGCAGTCGCCCGAAGCGTCCGCTGAAAACCTACAAGAACCCCCACACCGGTGAAGTGGTCAAAACCCGCGGTGGTAACCACAAGACTCTGAACGAGTGGCGTGAGAAGCACGGTAAGGAAGCGGTGCAGAGCTGGCAGCAGGACTGA
- the tviB gene encoding Vi polysaccharide biosynthesis UDP-N-acetylglucosamine C-6 dehydrogenase TviB, whose protein sequence is MKKIAVIGLGYVGLPLAAAFGEKREIVGFDINTRRIAELKEGVDFTREVSREELAAASGLSFADNLESIRECQIYIVTVPTPIDEYKTPDLTPLVKASESVGKVLKKGDIVIYESTVYPGATEEICVPVLEKISGLTFNQDFYAGYSPERINPGDKEHRVTSIMKVTSGSTPEIADEVDALYASIITAGTHKASSIKVAEAAKVIENTQRDLNIALMNELSMIFARLKIDTHEVLAAAGTKWNFLPFKPGLVGGHCIGVDPYYLTHKAQAIGYHPEIILAGRRVNDNMGPYAASELVKALIKKGHAVASSRILVMGLTFKENCPDLRNTRVIDVVDELKDFGCAVDVTDCWADNEEAQEEYGISLIDSPRTGDYDAVFLAVPHREYAQKTSSELRGYLKPGGVLFDLKGVLPLGEADLRL, encoded by the coding sequence ATGAAGAAGATTGCAGTTATTGGTCTGGGGTACGTTGGCTTGCCACTGGCCGCGGCGTTTGGAGAAAAGCGTGAAATTGTTGGTTTTGACATCAATACCCGGCGTATAGCCGAATTGAAAGAAGGGGTGGACTTTACTCGTGAAGTGTCCAGAGAAGAGTTGGCAGCGGCATCTGGTTTGTCGTTCGCGGATAATCTGGAAAGTATACGAGAGTGTCAGATATACATTGTCACGGTTCCTACCCCTATCGACGAATATAAAACACCAGACCTGACCCCCCTGGTGAAAGCCAGTGAATCAGTTGGGAAGGTGTTGAAGAAGGGTGACATCGTTATTTATGAGTCGACGGTTTATCCCGGTGCGACAGAGGAGATCTGTGTTCCGGTACTTGAGAAGATCTCCGGCCTCACGTTTAATCAGGATTTTTATGCCGGATACAGCCCGGAGCGGATTAACCCAGGTGACAAGGAGCATCGTGTTACCAGCATTATGAAAGTGACTTCTGGCTCAACGCCGGAAATTGCCGATGAAGTGGATGCGTTATACGCCAGTATTATTACTGCCGGCACTCATAAGGCCAGCTCCATTAAAGTCGCAGAAGCGGCCAAGGTTATCGAGAATACTCAGCGTGATTTGAATATCGCGTTGATGAACGAATTATCGATGATCTTCGCTCGGCTTAAAATCGATACCCATGAAGTATTGGCGGCCGCCGGTACCAAATGGAATTTCTTGCCCTTCAAGCCGGGTCTCGTAGGCGGCCATTGTATTGGAGTGGACCCGTATTACCTGACCCACAAAGCCCAAGCCATCGGGTATCATCCTGAGATTATACTCGCGGGCCGTCGCGTAAATGACAATATGGGGCCTTACGCCGCGTCCGAGCTGGTCAAAGCTCTGATTAAAAAGGGCCACGCTGTCGCCAGTTCAAGAATTCTGGTTATGGGGCTCACCTTTAAGGAAAATTGTCCGGATTTGAGAAATACCCGGGTGATTGATGTGGTAGATGAGTTGAAAGACTTCGGTTGCGCCGTCGATGTCACCGACTGCTGGGCCGACAATGAAGAGGCTCAGGAGGAATATGGCATATCCCTGATTGATTCACCGAGAACCGGTGATTACGATGCTGTTTTTCTTGCAGTCCCCCACCGTGAATATGCTCAAAAAACATCCAGTGAGTTGCGGGGATATTTGAAACCCGGCGGTGTGTTATTTGACCTTAAAGGCGTGCTGCCACTCGGTGAAGCAGATCTGCGATTGTAG